The following proteins are co-located in the Parus major isolate Abel unplaced genomic scaffold, Parus_major1.1 Scaffold757, whole genome shotgun sequence genome:
- the LOC107199461 gene encoding calponin-1-like, with translation MTAPGTKRQIFEPALGMEHCDTLTIGLQMGSNKGASQQGMTVYGLPRQVYDPKYCGGPELLAHHGYDGDHHGLYNSQ, from the coding sequence ATGACGGCCCCGGGGACCAAGCGGCAGATCTTCGAGCCGGCTCTGGGGATGGAGCACTGCGACACTTTGACCATCGGGCTGCAGATGGGCAGCAACAAGGGCGCGTCCCAGCAGGGCATGACCGTCTACGGGCTCCCCCGCCAGGTCTACGACCCCAAATACTGCGGGGGGCCCGAGCTGCTGGCCCACCACGGCTACGACGGCGACCACCACGGCCTCTACAACTCGCAGTAG